The sequence below is a genomic window from Bacteroidales bacterium MB20-C3-3.
AAAATTGCAACATATAAAGATAAAGGCCTTGGAAATGTAGCCTGTACAAATTGCGGACAATGTGCATTAGTTTGTCCAACCGGCGCTATTGTTGAAAGAAATGAATCGGGTCATCTGCTTAAGGATTTGTACGACGACAACAAAGTGGTTATTGTTCAGACTGCTCCCGCAATAAGAGTGGGAATTGGTGAGGCAATGGGGATGGCAGACGGAGCACTTGTTACCGGTCAGATGGTGGCTGCATTAAGGAGACTGGGTTTTGATAAAGTTTTTGACACTCAGTTTACTGCAGATCTTACAATAATGGAAGAGGGACATGAGCTTATAAATCGGCTCACAACAAATGGAAAACTTCCAATGGTCACCTCATGTTCACCGGGTTGGATAAAATTTATTGAGCACTTCTATCCAAAATCACTTTCCCACCTCTCTACATGTAAGTCTCCGCAACAAATGTTTGGAGCAGTTGCCAAAACCTATTATGCAGAGAAGATGGGAATTGACCCTCGCCGATTGGTAGTTGTATCAATTATGCCTTGTACAGCAAAGAAATTTGAGTGCAAAAGGCCTGAGATGAAATCTGCATACCATTGGTGGAAAGAGAAGATGAATCTTAACGAAAAAGAGGCATTCTTTGATGTAGATTATGTACTGACAACCAGAGAGCTCGCCCGGATGTTCAAAATGACAGGGGTAGACTTTAAGAATTTACCTGAAGAGGAGTTTGATAATCCCCTTGGCATTTCAACAGGTGCCGGGGCAATATTTGCGGCAACAGGAGGGGTTATGGAGGCTGCTGTGAGGACTGCTTATGAGGTGGTTGCAGGTAAGCCCCTTCCTGATCTGAATCTGAAGGTTGTAAGAGGATTTGATGGTATTAAAGAGGCTGAACTTGATATTAATGGCACAAAACTTAAGGTTGCAGTTGCCCATACTCTTAAAAATGCAAGGGTTCTGCTTGATCAGATTGAGGAGGGTAATTCTCCTTATGCCTTCATTGAGGTGATGACCTGTCCCGGGGGATGCCTTGGGGGAGGAGGTCAGCCAATTCCTACAACCTGGGAAGTTAGACAGAAAAGGGCAGAGTCAATCTATCGGGAGGATTCAATTAAACCAATAAGAAAGTCCCATGATAACCCTGCTATTAAGGAACTTTATGAAGATTTTCTCAAGAAACCACTGGGCCATATCTCTCATGAATTATTGCATACCAATTATGTAGAGAGAGGTGTTTATTAATCTGTTAAAAATGCTCCCGGTATCATGGAATTAGTTATATTTGTTAATTAAGATTAATTCTATGCTGCTGGGAGTTATTCAAAATATCGCAATTCTTCTTGCACTCTCCTTATTGCACTATCTCTTTGGCTTTAGGCCAGTTAGTCACTACAAA
It includes:
- a CDS encoding NADH-dependent [FeFe] hydrogenase, group A6 — its product is MEKRIINLTIDGRSYQIKEGKTILESCKELGISIPSLCYLKDISSNASCGICVVELKGAKSLVRSCVTSASEGMEIKTHSPAVNQARVTNLQLLLANHPADCLICDRNGNCELQDISSVLGVNETPYDKTKPLLPLDETSLSLVRDPNKCILCGRCVAVCADMQTVYAIDFAGRGLKTKIATYKDKGLGNVACTNCGQCALVCPTGAIVERNESGHLLKDLYDDNKVVIVQTAPAIRVGIGEAMGMADGALVTGQMVAALRRLGFDKVFDTQFTADLTIMEEGHELINRLTTNGKLPMVTSCSPGWIKFIEHFYPKSLSHLSTCKSPQQMFGAVAKTYYAEKMGIDPRRLVVVSIMPCTAKKFECKRPEMKSAYHWWKEKMNLNEKEAFFDVDYVLTTRELARMFKMTGVDFKNLPEEEFDNPLGISTGAGAIFAATGGVMEAAVRTAYEVVAGKPLPDLNLKVVRGFDGIKEAELDINGTKLKVAVAHTLKNARVLLDQIEEGNSPYAFIEVMTCPGGCLGGGGQPIPTTWEVRQKRAESIYREDSIKPIRKSHDNPAIKELYEDFLKKPLGHISHELLHTNYVERGVY